In the genome of Marispirochaeta sp., one region contains:
- the xylB gene encoding xylulokinase, whose amino-acid sequence MRTVIGIDVGTQSTKVVFYDYENKQIAATGSAPHEIVSKDDGTSEQDASWWITAIEKSMSQISAEIRKTAEAVGVSGQQHGFVPLDKDGNVLYRVKLWNDTSTVTECEEITKAFGGNEKLFQEAGNLILPGYTAAKILWLKKNKPDLFSRLAHVLLPHDYVNFVLTGKYTMEFGDASGTGLLNIRDRKWNKELCAVIDSELSAMLPTPGSPEEGAGVVSEEAAGRFGIPRGIPVSTGGGDNMMAAIGTGTVRDGQISMSLGTSGTLFAFSSKPVIDAAGTIAAFCSSNGGWLPLLCTMNCTVATEQTRKLFDVDVDQLDSLTGPVPPGSNGVTVLPFFTGERVPNLPLAKASIMGLSPTNTSKENILKASMEAAIYGMRLGLNSLSELGISARQITLTGGGSKSRVWRQLAADITGVPVRLPGFHDSAALGAALQALWYKDIYQKNGKVPEMAEYVEEHIGSQETEAIEPGNNEKAYKEGYERYARYIDLLTPLYK is encoded by the coding sequence ATGAGAACAGTCATTGGGATAGATGTAGGGACTCAAAGTACCAAGGTTGTTTTTTACGATTATGAAAACAAGCAGATAGCCGCAACAGGTTCAGCTCCACACGAAATTGTATCAAAGGACGACGGCACCAGCGAGCAGGATGCCTCCTGGTGGATTACCGCGATAGAAAAATCAATGTCTCAAATTTCGGCGGAAATTCGCAAAACGGCTGAAGCAGTCGGTGTATCCGGCCAACAGCACGGTTTTGTACCCCTGGATAAGGATGGAAACGTCCTCTACCGGGTAAAACTCTGGAACGACACGTCCACCGTTACGGAGTGCGAGGAGATCACCAAAGCCTTTGGGGGAAACGAAAAGCTTTTTCAGGAGGCGGGAAACCTTATTCTCCCCGGCTATACGGCAGCCAAGATCCTATGGCTGAAAAAAAACAAACCCGATCTGTTCTCCCGTCTGGCCCATGTTCTGCTGCCTCATGACTATGTAAATTTTGTGCTGACCGGCAAATACACCATGGAGTTCGGAGACGCGTCGGGAACAGGACTGCTGAATATACGGGACCGCAAATGGAACAAAGAGCTGTGCGCGGTTATCGACTCTGAACTGTCTGCAATGCTCCCAACACCAGGATCTCCTGAGGAGGGTGCCGGAGTAGTAAGCGAGGAAGCGGCCGGCCGCTTTGGAATTCCCCGGGGGATTCCTGTTTCCACCGGCGGCGGCGACAACATGATGGCCGCCATCGGTACCGGTACAGTCAGGGACGGTCAGATCAGTATGAGCCTGGGGACCTCGGGTACATTGTTCGCCTTCTCCTCAAAACCGGTAATTGATGCCGCAGGAACTATCGCAGCCTTTTGTTCATCCAACGGAGGCTGGCTGCCCCTGCTGTGCACCATGAACTGTACCGTGGCCACGGAACAGACGAGGAAACTCTTTGATGTGGATGTCGACCAGCTGGATTCCCTGACAGGTCCGGTACCTCCCGGCAGTAACGGGGTTACAGTTCTCCCCTTCTTTACCGGTGAGCGGGTTCCGAATCTGCCCCTTGCCAAAGCCAGTATCATGGGGCTCTCTCCCACAAACACGAGTAAAGAGAATATTCTCAAAGCCTCCATGGAGGCGGCCATATACGGTATGCGCCTGGGCTTGAACAGCCTCTCTGAACTCGGCATATCCGCCCGGCAGATAACCTTGACCGGGGGAGGATCAAAAAGCAGGGTATGGCGTCAGCTGGCCGCCGACATTACCGGGGTCCCTGTCCGGCTGCCAGGTTTTCACGACAGTGCGGCCCTGGGTGCAGCCCTGCAGGCTCTATGGTACAAGGATATTTATCAGAAGAATGGAAAAGTACCTGAAATGGCGGAGTACGTGGAAGAACATATCGGCAGTCAGGAGACAGAAGCTATAGAACCCGGGAACAATGAAAAAGCGTACAAGGAAGGCTATGAGCGGTATGCCCGTTACATAGACCTTCTAACACCACTATATAAATAA
- a CDS encoding MFS transporter, whose protein sequence is MNQQPKINPSVMISMLVIAVFFSMASRTIFSPLMPMLQKELGFSLSTAGTLFFLISVIYGVTMLFSGFLSARIGHGKAIVVALAAISLGLFLAAVSRGIVPLAMGMLLIGAGAGTYPTSGLVMINTTISLERRSTAFSFHEIGPNLALLVSPLIVLALEPWFGWRGVLIWLSAASFIGSMVFLRWGAPGSGLGAVPRFSTIGKILKLRTTILGMVIMSAALAGQQGVYAILPAYLVTEHGLSSRYVNILLSISRVTGIILLLRSGPVINRIGRRTTIFGVLFFSALCTALLGILQGIPLAAAVIAQPALLTVLFPAVLSSLSEIGDIRYQNITYAVIITIGVGGGVGVAPAILGVMGDLGIGWLGFILLAVYMTIAMIFLRVTPVFGCEQNREEK, encoded by the coding sequence ATGAATCAGCAGCCAAAGATAAACCCCAGTGTAATGATTTCCATGCTGGTTATTGCCGTATTCTTTTCCATGGCATCCCGGACAATATTTTCTCCTCTTATGCCGATGCTGCAGAAAGAGCTGGGATTCAGCCTTTCTACCGCGGGGACCCTCTTTTTTCTTATCAGTGTAATTTACGGGGTAACCATGCTTTTTTCGGGGTTCCTGTCTGCCCGGATCGGCCATGGTAAAGCAATCGTCGTCGCCCTGGCTGCTATTTCCCTGGGGCTCTTTCTCGCGGCGGTCTCAAGGGGCATAGTACCCCTTGCAATGGGAATGCTGCTTATTGGTGCAGGAGCGGGAACCTACCCCACCTCGGGACTGGTAATGATCAACACGACCATTAGCCTGGAGCGCAGAAGCACGGCCTTTTCGTTTCACGAGATTGGACCGAACCTTGCATTGCTGGTCTCGCCGCTTATAGTCCTGGCCCTTGAGCCCTGGTTTGGCTGGCGCGGGGTGCTTATCTGGCTATCCGCTGCTTCCTTTATCGGAAGCATGGTTTTTCTCCGCTGGGGAGCACCAGGCAGCGGTTTGGGAGCCGTACCCCGGTTCAGCACAATCGGCAAAATCCTCAAATTGCGGACTACCATTCTGGGAATGGTAATAATGTCCGCAGCCCTCGCCGGTCAGCAGGGTGTCTACGCCATTTTACCTGCCTATCTTGTAACAGAGCACGGGTTATCCTCCCGGTATGTGAACATCCTGCTATCGATATCCCGTGTAACAGGAATTATTCTGCTGCTTCGTTCGGGGCCGGTAATAAACCGTATCGGCAGGCGGACAACAATATTCGGCGTGCTCTTTTTTTCCGCCCTCTGTACCGCGCTCCTCGGCATCCTGCAGGGCATACCCCTGGCCGCAGCGGTAATTGCCCAGCCGGCTCTTTTAACGGTTCTGTTTCCCGCGGTACTCTCTTCTCTATCGGAGATTGGTGATATTCGCTACCAGAACATTACCTATGCGGTGATAATTACCATCGGTGTCGGTGGAGGAGTCGGCGTGGCACCGGCTATACTGGGAGTTATGGGAGACCTGGGTATCGGCTGGCTCGGTTTCATTCTTCTGGCGGTCTATATGACGATCGCCATGATCTTTTTGCGGGTAACTCCCGTTTTCGGCTGTGAGCAGAACAGGGAAGAAAAATAA
- a CDS encoding 3-deoxy-7-phosphoheptulonate synthase, with protein sequence MAEANPLHPLSDIHIRKAHPLISPAALKELYPVTSTSNETVFTGRKQVVDILKGRDKRLLGIVGPCSIHSRKVALDFAERLKGLQEKVKESMLLLMRVYFEKPRTVLGWRGMVTDPDLDGSYKIEKGLKQARQILLEITGMGVPVGSEILEPIIPQYIADLISWAAIGARTTESQTHRQMASGLSMPVGFKNGTSGNLRLAVDAMEASRHPQSFIGIDQAGNTCVLHTTGNPDNHIILRGGRDAPNYYEENVEEAREMLLAGGIYPAIMVDCSHMNSGKDPSRQGRVLRAVADYRKRGLNEVVGFMLESNLFEGSQSIGTNPADLTYGVSVTDACIGWDETERMLLETHETLS encoded by the coding sequence ATGGCTGAAGCCAATCCCCTGCATCCATTATCAGATATTCATATACGCAAGGCCCACCCGCTTATTTCTCCCGCAGCTCTGAAAGAGTTATATCCTGTGACATCGACAAGCAATGAAACGGTCTTTACAGGCAGAAAACAGGTAGTCGATATACTGAAAGGCAGGGACAAGCGTCTGCTGGGGATCGTCGGCCCCTGTTCCATTCACAGCCGCAAAGTCGCCCTCGATTTCGCGGAACGCTTAAAAGGTCTGCAGGAGAAGGTCAAGGAGAGCATGCTGCTGTTAATGCGGGTCTATTTTGAAAAGCCCCGAACCGTGCTCGGCTGGCGGGGTATGGTTACGGATCCTGATCTTGACGGTAGTTATAAAATAGAGAAAGGGCTCAAACAGGCTCGGCAGATATTGCTGGAGATTACCGGAATGGGAGTACCGGTTGGTTCAGAGATTCTGGAACCAATTATTCCACAGTACATTGCGGATCTTATTTCCTGGGCGGCCATCGGAGCCCGGACAACGGAGAGCCAGACTCACCGACAAATGGCCTCCGGACTGTCAATGCCGGTGGGCTTTAAGAACGGGACCTCCGGCAACCTCAGACTTGCTGTTGACGCCATGGAAGCCTCCCGCCATCCCCAGAGTTTTATCGGTATCGACCAGGCAGGCAATACCTGTGTCCTGCATACAACCGGCAATCCGGATAACCATATAATTCTGCGCGGGGGCCGCGATGCACCCAATTACTACGAGGAGAATGTGGAAGAGGCCCGGGAGATGCTCCTTGCCGGCGGAATTTATCCGGCAATCATGGTCGACTGCAGCCATATGAACTCGGGAAAAGATCCTTCCCGGCAGGGCAGGGTGCTGCGGGCCGTCGCGGACTATCGAAAAAGGGGTTTGAACGAGGTAGTCGGCTTCATGCTCGAGAGCAACCTTTTTGAAGGCAGTCAGTCTATCGGCACGAACCCCGCCGATCTTACTTACGGAGTGTCAGTAACCGACGCCTGTATCGGCTGGGACGAGACCGAGCGGATGCTCCTGGAGACTCATGAAACCCTTTCCTGA
- a CDS encoding DJ-1 family glyoxalase III: MANKRAALLLADGFEEVEAVTPIDLLRRAGIELVTLGVTGNPVTGGHDIIIHADRKIDDFDSEVDAVIVPGGMPGAANIAASDSAVELIEKVFKKNGLVAAICAAPGVVLYPLGILDKRRATCFPGFEKEWTKATFSEERVVIDGNVITSRGAGTAAEFTEAIIAWLLGDKAAADIHSRTLQKD; the protein is encoded by the coding sequence ATGGCAAATAAAAGAGCGGCCCTTCTGCTTGCCGATGGCTTTGAAGAGGTGGAAGCTGTTACGCCCATCGATCTTCTGCGGCGTGCCGGCATAGAGCTGGTTACCCTTGGAGTCACCGGCAATCCTGTTACCGGCGGCCACGATATTATTATTCATGCTGACAGGAAGATTGATGACTTTGACTCCGAAGTGGACGCTGTTATTGTTCCCGGGGGAATGCCGGGAGCGGCCAATATCGCCGCTTCGGATTCAGCTGTAGAACTGATAGAAAAGGTATTCAAAAAAAATGGGCTCGTCGCAGCCATCTGCGCCGCCCCCGGGGTTGTGTTATATCCTCTGGGCATACTGGATAAGCGCAGGGCTACCTGTTTTCCCGGATTTGAAAAGGAGTGGACTAAAGCGACTTTCAGTGAGGAGCGGGTGGTCATTGACGGCAATGTCATAACCAGTCGCGGAGCAGGTACGGCCGCGGAGTTTACAGAAGCGATTATCGCCTGGCTGCTTGGAGATAAAGCCGCCGCGGACATCCATTCCCGGACCCTGCAAAAGGACTGA
- a CDS encoding dicarboxylate/amino acid:cation symporter, which yields MGASFFIWLGIFLLLIVVLALHRFRQGIPFSLRVFISMLLGGGLGVAIFATESQTVSTELRRWFSLVGYGYVDLLRMLIIPLVPTSIIAGLLKLENTRELKVLGLRTIVLFLFTAVVASIIGLAVASLFRVGAGVATAGLAARESQQIVDIMARFRDFIPANPVAAAAETKIIPLVVFSLFIGTAAVIESGRNKERIAPFKALIDSFVRVVIRLTRIVISLTPYGVLGLMAYWMSNTGMAALADLGLFVLAIIAACAVQILFVYGGLLSGLARVNPFRFYRAASPAMLLAFTSRSSLGTLTLTIDTMKNRLKVNSRVANFVGPIGAVMNMDACGGIFPAMVAVFAANAFGIVLGPFQYLLIVIVSVLASIGSAAVPMGATAFTIITLSTVGLPVEAVGLVAGVDFLVDMFRTSTNVTGDLTASVIVGNSLGEFDKEAFNSQDFREIAAEGA from the coding sequence ATGGGTGCTTCCTTTTTTATCTGGCTGGGAATTTTTCTGCTTCTTATTGTGGTCCTTGCCCTGCATAGATTCAGACAGGGTATACCTTTTTCCCTGCGGGTATTTATATCCATGCTGCTGGGCGGCGGACTCGGTGTCGCCATATTCGCGACAGAAAGCCAGACGGTGTCGACAGAACTGAGGCGCTGGTTTTCCCTGGTAGGCTACGGCTATGTCGACCTGCTGCGGATGCTGATAATTCCCCTGGTTCCCACCAGTATTATCGCCGGGCTGCTTAAACTTGAAAACACCCGGGAACTGAAGGTTCTCGGCCTGCGGACTATTGTACTCTTTTTATTCACCGCCGTAGTCGCGAGTATTATCGGCCTTGCTGTGGCCTCACTCTTTCGGGTCGGTGCCGGAGTTGCCACTGCAGGCCTGGCCGCCCGGGAATCCCAGCAGATTGTCGATATTATGGCCCGCTTCCGGGATTTTATCCCCGCCAATCCGGTGGCAGCTGCGGCGGAAACAAAGATTATTCCACTGGTGGTTTTTTCCCTCTTTATCGGGACAGCAGCTGTAATTGAGTCGGGCAGAAACAAGGAACGGATAGCTCCTTTTAAGGCACTGATCGATTCCTTTGTCAGAGTGGTTATCCGCCTGACCAGGATTGTAATCAGTCTGACCCCCTACGGTGTTCTTGGGCTCATGGCCTACTGGATGTCCAATACCGGCATGGCGGCCCTTGCGGATCTGGGTCTCTTCGTTCTGGCCATCATTGCTGCCTGTGCTGTCCAGATCCTTTTTGTGTATGGAGGTCTTTTGAGCGGCCTTGCCAGGGTAAACCCTTTCCGTTTTTACCGGGCGGCCTCTCCGGCCATGCTCCTGGCTTTTACATCCCGCTCGAGCCTGGGGACCCTTACCCTGACGATAGATACCATGAAAAACCGCCTCAAGGTAAACTCCCGGGTAGCCAATTTTGTCGGTCCCATAGGAGCTGTCATGAACATGGATGCCTGCGGTGGAATCTTTCCCGCTATGGTGGCGGTATTCGCGGCCAATGCATTTGGCATTGTGCTGGGTCCCTTTCAGTACCTTCTGATAGTTATCGTATCTGTGCTGGCGAGTATCGGTAGTGCGGCGGTCCCCATGGGGGCTACGGCCTTTACGATCATTACCCTCTCCACTGTCGGTCTTCCGGTAGAGGCAGTGGGACTGGTCGCGGGGGTCGATTTTCTGGTGGACATGTTCCGCACCAGTACCAACGTAACGGGAGATCTTACTGCATCGGTTATCGTAGGAAACTCCCTGGGAGAGTTCGACAAAGAGGCTTTTAACAGTCAGGACTTCAGGGAGATCGCCGCAGAAGGTGCCTAG
- a CDS encoding heme-binding protein codes for MIVVSHTHSLSCDIDRHGQRLFHYVMDGTTMDNDEWGERKKRLVNRIFKSSYHFCLWLEQRGQTLKERGLSEKDYAPAGSSFPLRIRNVGIAGAVTVSGLPHEKDHALVVDEIRRFLIKP; via the coding sequence GTGATTGTTGTTTCCCATACGCACAGTTTATCCTGCGATATTGACCGCCACGGACAGCGCCTGTTTCATTATGTCATGGACGGTACCACCATGGACAATGACGAATGGGGGGAGCGTAAAAAACGATTGGTAAACCGTATATTTAAAAGCTCGTATCATTTCTGTTTATGGCTTGAACAGCGTGGGCAGACCCTGAAGGAACGGGGTCTCAGCGAAAAGGATTATGCTCCCGCAGGCAGCAGTTTCCCACTGCGGATCCGGAATGTGGGTATAGCAGGCGCGGTTACTGTTTCCGGACTGCCCCATGAAAAAGACCATGCCCTGGTGGTGGATGAAATTAGAAGATTCCTGATTAAACCCTAG
- the xylA gene encoding xylose isomerase: protein MSKVFIGGKEYFHGIEKIPYEGKGSDNPLAFKFYDENKIVAGKSMKEHLRYAVAYWHTLTEDGSDPFGEETQDRPWNRSDDQLRKAEERADAAFEFFTKLGAPYYCFHDVDVAPDANDTDDVTEYEKTIETVTGMLLERQKASGIKLLWNTANMFSHPRYMNGAATNPDFRVLTWAAVQVKAMLDANVKLGGENYVFWGGREGYTQLFNTDMKREQEHLARFLSMARDYGRKIGFKGPFLIEPKPMEPSKHQYDSDAAAVIAFLKTYDLAGDFMINIEANHATLAGKAFPHDLAVAANAGLLGSIDANRGDPQNGWDTDQFPTDVYDATHAMLVVLQNGGLGSGGLNFDAKVRRNSTDLEDLFHAHIGGMDTFAIALEAADKILSRGLVKKFRDSRYESYNSGKGAEFEQGKLRFEDLRDYAAGVKEIPRISGKQEQIENVINQILFG, encoded by the coding sequence ATGAGCAAGGTATTTATCGGCGGGAAAGAGTATTTTCATGGAATAGAAAAGATTCCCTACGAGGGAAAGGGGTCGGACAATCCTCTGGCATTCAAATTCTATGACGAAAACAAGATTGTTGCCGGCAAGAGTATGAAGGAGCATCTACGCTATGCAGTTGCCTACTGGCACACCCTGACCGAAGACGGTTCCGATCCTTTCGGAGAGGAAACCCAGGACCGTCCCTGGAACCGGTCTGATGATCAGTTAAGAAAAGCGGAAGAGCGGGCGGATGCCGCCTTTGAGTTCTTTACAAAACTGGGAGCTCCTTACTACTGCTTTCATGATGTAGACGTTGCCCCGGATGCCAACGATACTGATGATGTCACTGAATACGAGAAAACAATAGAAACGGTAACCGGTATGCTTCTGGAACGACAGAAAGCCTCCGGTATCAAGTTACTGTGGAACACAGCGAACATGTTTTCTCACCCCCGCTATATGAACGGGGCAGCCACGAATCCCGATTTTCGTGTACTTACCTGGGCGGCGGTTCAGGTTAAAGCCATGCTGGACGCCAACGTCAAGCTTGGAGGAGAGAACTACGTATTCTGGGGAGGAAGAGAAGGATATACCCAGCTGTTCAACACCGACATGAAGCGCGAGCAGGAACACCTGGCCCGGTTCCTCTCCATGGCTCGGGACTATGGCCGAAAGATCGGTTTTAAGGGCCCCTTCCTGATAGAACCCAAACCCATGGAACCTTCCAAGCATCAGTACGACAGCGATGCCGCTGCGGTTATCGCCTTCCTGAAAACTTATGATCTTGCCGGCGATTTTATGATCAACATAGAAGCCAACCACGCTACCCTGGCAGGAAAAGCCTTCCCCCATGATCTGGCTGTCGCCGCGAACGCGGGTCTTTTGGGATCCATCGATGCCAACCGGGGTGACCCCCAGAACGGATGGGACACCGACCAGTTTCCAACCGACGTTTACGACGCAACCCACGCCATGCTGGTTGTCCTCCAGAACGGAGGACTGGGAAGCGGCGGGCTCAATTTCGACGCCAAGGTCCGGCGCAACTCTACCGATCTGGAAGACCTGTTCCACGCTCATATCGGCGGTATGGATACCTTTGCCATTGCCCTGGAAGCCGCTGACAAGATACTCAGCCGCGGACTTGTTAAAAAATTCCGGGACTCCCGCTACGAAAGCTATAACAGCGGTAAGGGTGCCGAGTTTGAACAGGGGAAACTCAGGTTTGAAGACCTGCGGGATTACGCTGCAGGCGTAAAAGAAATTCCCAGGATCAGCGGAAAACAGGAACAGATCGAGAATGTTATAAATCAGATACTATTCGGCTGA
- a CDS encoding AraC family transcriptional regulator: MTIKEAVFVYHLREPDEMQWHSRFHYHGSDEYEVHYFLGGQGSFLNGKQRFILEPGSLFISPPRVRHRIEATDTDDPISYYALLLQIDENDEARLLLEQEVSWQRCYRIGNTYRFFFEELREKALSTASYMQMSAVHQLVSFLYLLIGGDGDLRQGNSENIHIEKALMHMQNSVFKRTTLKSLAGRLRISEEHLIRLFRQKLKTTPMKYLTKLRIEAATSMLISSDLYVYQIAERLQFNSEFHFSRVFKKYTGRSPKNYRNLYRQLIGQSPDHEAILYINTQ; this comes from the coding sequence ATGACTATTAAAGAAGCGGTCTTTGTCTATCATCTGAGGGAACCCGACGAGATGCAGTGGCACAGTCGTTTCCACTATCACGGATCGGATGAATATGAGGTCCACTATTTTCTTGGAGGGCAGGGAAGTTTCCTGAACGGAAAGCAGAGGTTCATTCTTGAACCCGGCTCTCTCTTTATCTCTCCTCCCAGAGTGCGGCATCGTATTGAGGCCACCGACACGGATGATCCAATCTCCTACTACGCGCTGCTGCTCCAGATAGACGAAAACGATGAAGCCCGTTTACTGCTGGAACAGGAGGTAAGCTGGCAACGCTGCTACAGAATCGGTAATACCTACAGGTTCTTTTTCGAGGAGCTGCGGGAAAAGGCCCTCTCCACAGCGTCCTATATGCAGATGTCCGCTGTCCATCAGCTTGTCTCTTTTCTCTACCTGTTAATCGGGGGCGACGGCGATCTGCGTCAGGGAAACAGCGAGAATATCCACATTGAAAAAGCCCTTATGCACATGCAAAACTCGGTTTTCAAGCGAACAACCCTGAAGAGCCTTGCCGGGCGTCTGCGCATATCCGAGGAGCACCTTATCCGGTTGTTCCGGCAAAAGCTTAAAACTACTCCCATGAAGTACCTGACAAAACTGAGAATCGAGGCGGCTACCAGCATGCTTATTTCCAGCGATCTGTATGTGTACCAGATCGCCGAACGGCTGCAGTTCAACTCTGAGTTTCATTTTTCCAGGGTTTTTAAGAAGTACACAGGGCGCTCACCAAAGAACTATCGTAATCTCTACCGTCAGTTGATAGGACAGAGCCCGGATCATGAGGCAATTCTGTATATAAATACCCAGTAA
- a CDS encoding glycoside hydrolase family 3 protein: MVYKRDMNPLLLPVFAVIILFNSCTSLQEKQKTDGLPVRSTKTEIPQKADSSPASHENLLREKGSEIIQGITPMAADIELMDRREKIGQLFMVEVRDPRNGKLLTKIDDSFREWAADLQPGGYILFADNLVNPEQTMKLITDLKALTTVPPFVALDEEGGVVSRLNAVPGMKGVPVPAARVIGSSGHVTQAQWAGRTIARQLKDLGFSVNFAPVADIHIPGSGGAIGERSYGTEPQIVSEMAVAFSRALEAEGILSVAKHFPGHGAAYGDSHTEKTVLDASLNLLIQRELVPFTSLIGQGIGGIMTGHIIVPSLDSTEKPASLSMNINDTLLRNYMNYKGLIFTDSLRMGGVTAFYNTAELPLLAFEAGADILLMPVSPTESRQILLKALESGRIPEQRLDDSLKRIAAAKQKFLARKNKTPAPYELLPLLPLESSCPWR, from the coding sequence ATGGTTTACAAAAGGGATATGAACCCTTTGCTGCTGCCGGTTTTCGCCGTAATAATTCTCTTTAATTCATGCACAAGTCTGCAGGAAAAACAAAAAACAGACGGGCTTCCTGTGCGATCAACTAAAACGGAAATACCTCAAAAAGCCGACAGCAGCCCGGCTTCTCATGAGAATCTTCTCCGGGAAAAGGGTTCGGAGATTATACAGGGCATAACTCCGATGGCTGCTGACATCGAACTGATGGACCGAAGAGAGAAGATCGGACAGCTCTTTATGGTTGAGGTCCGGGACCCCCGGAACGGAAAACTGCTTACAAAGATAGACGACTCCTTTCGTGAATGGGCGGCAGACCTTCAGCCTGGCGGGTACATTCTCTTTGCAGATAATCTTGTAAATCCCGAGCAGACCATGAAGCTTATAACAGATCTAAAGGCCCTTACCACTGTTCCTCCATTTGTTGCGCTTGACGAGGAGGGAGGCGTTGTCAGCCGATTAAATGCAGTTCCCGGCATGAAAGGAGTTCCGGTTCCTGCAGCCCGCGTAATCGGCTCTTCCGGGCACGTAACACAGGCACAGTGGGCCGGAAGAACCATAGCCAGGCAGCTTAAGGATCTGGGCTTTTCGGTAAACTTCGCGCCCGTCGCGGACATCCATATTCCCGGAAGCGGCGGCGCTATTGGAGAAAGAAGCTACGGAACCGAACCGCAGATAGTCTCGGAAATGGCAGTCGCCTTTTCAAGAGCCCTGGAAGCAGAGGGCATCCTTTCGGTGGCAAAACACTTTCCCGGTCATGGTGCAGCCTACGGCGATTCCCACACCGAGAAGACCGTCCTGGATGCCTCTCTGAACCTTCTTATACAGCGGGAACTGGTTCCTTTTACCTCTTTAATTGGTCAGGGGATCGGCGGCATTATGACGGGTCATATTATTGTTCCTTCACTGGACAGCACGGAAAAGCCGGCCAGTCTATCTATGAACATAAATGACACCCTGCTCAGGAACTATATGAACTACAAGGGACTGATATTTACCGACAGCCTCAGGATGGGCGGGGTTACAGCGTTTTACAACACCGCGGAGCTTCCCCTTCTTGCTTTTGAAGCCGGCGCAGATATCCTGCTTATGCCGGTTTCGCCAACTGAATCACGGCAGATACTCCTTAAGGCTCTGGAAAGCGGACGCATTCCAGAGCAGAGGCTTGACGATTCTCTCAAACGGATAGCCGCGGCTAAACAGAAGTTCCTGGCCCGCAAGAACAAAACGCCAGCCCCCTATGAGCTGCTGCCATTACTGCCGTTGGAATCATCATGTCCGTGGCGGTGA